From a region of the Danio aesculapii chromosome 4, fDanAes4.1, whole genome shotgun sequence genome:
- the LOC130222686 gene encoding gastrula zinc finger protein XlCGF8.2DB-like: TKHMMIHTGEKSFTCPQCGKRFSKSSSLYRHMNIHTGEKPFTCTQCGKSFSQKSILNQHMNIHTGEKPFTCTQCGKSFNQSSNLNHHMKIHTGEKPFTCPQCGKSFIKSSSLYRHMNIHTGEKPFTCSQCGKSFNQSSYLNKHMRIHTGEKPFTCPQCGKSFNQSSNLNHHMMIHTGEKPFTCTQCGKSFSKSSSLYRHMEIHTGEKPFACPQCGKSFNQSSYLNKHIRIHTREISFTCTQCGKSFIHSSHLNRHMKIHTGVREYMYLECEKTFITAAEFKRHQRIHIGEKTY, translated from the coding sequence actaaacacatgatgatccacactggagaaaaatcattcacatgccctcagtgtgggaagagattcagcaaatcatcatcgctttatagacacatgaatatccacaccggagaaaaaccattcacttgcactcagtgtgggaagagtttcagccaaaaaTCAatccttaatcaacacatgaatatccacactggagagaaaccattcacatgcactcagtgtgggaagagtttcaaccaatcatcaaaccttaatcaccacatgaagatccacactggagagaaaccattcacatgccctcagtgtgggaagagtttcatcaaATCATCATCGCTTTATAGACACATGAatatccacaccggagagaaaccattcacatgctctcagtgtggaaagagtttcaaccaatcatcataccttaataaacacatgaggatccacactggagagaaaccattcacatgccctcagtgtgggaagagtttcaaccaatcatcaaaccttaatcaccacatgatgatccacactggagagaaaccattcacatgtactcagtgtgggaagagtttcagcaaatcatcatcgctttatagacacatggagatccacaccggagaaaaaccattcgcatgccctcagtgtggaaagagtttcaaccaatcatcataccttaataaacacattagGATCCACACTAGAGAGAtatcattcacatgcactcagtgtgggaagagtttcatccactCATCCCACCTTAatagacacatgaagatccacactggtgttagAGAGTATATGTACttggagtgtgagaagacttttattacagctgcaGAATTTAAAcggcaccagaggattcacattGGAGAAAAAACGTACTAG